One stretch of Dissulfurimicrobium hydrothermale DNA includes these proteins:
- the trpE gene encoding anthranilate synthase component I, with the protein MPRPDYEEFKRLCNGSNLVPLWCDILVDMDTPVSLFTKLLHGTHAFLLESLEGGEKWGRYSFIGLRPLFTFGCQGNEVFIEEGGRRSRFEPICSSEGLVDPISAFRRIMADFKVAETPGLPRFYGGAVGYLGYDMVRFMERLPSRLQDAMGFHDAFFMIPELLLVFDNLRHTLKIICNIRPSCFGSLRAAYSHACSSIEGVVNDIQKGVYYPASISSKRTTGALLTPEVSRERFVDMVGRVKAYIEAGDVIQVVLSQRFSGKNIIPTFNLYRALRRINPSPYLYYIRFGDETLIGSSPEILVRLTGNEIELRPIAGTRPRGRDDEEDRRLEAELLASDKERAEHLMLVDLGRNDVGRVAKMGSVRVDDLMTVERYSHVMHIVSGVRGELAPGRDMFDVLKACFPAGTVTGAPKIRAMEIIEELEHARRGPYAGAVGYFGFSGNMDMAITIRTLCQKGEMLYLQAGAGIVADSDPDKEWEETINKGKALMKAIDMAARPFAMTEEEGC; encoded by the coding sequence ATGCCACGGCCTGATTACGAAGAATTTAAAAGACTTTGCAATGGCTCGAACCTTGTTCCGTTGTGGTGCGATATCCTGGTAGATATGGATACGCCAGTTTCCCTTTTTACAAAGCTCCTACATGGTACCCATGCCTTTTTGCTTGAAAGCCTTGAGGGTGGAGAAAAATGGGGGCGTTATAGTTTCATAGGTCTGAGGCCGCTCTTCACCTTCGGGTGTCAGGGAAATGAGGTCTTTATAGAAGAAGGCGGTAGGCGCAGCCGTTTTGAGCCGATATGCTCCTCTGAAGGCCTTGTAGATCCCATCAGCGCGTTTAGACGTATAATGGCCGATTTTAAGGTGGCTGAGACCCCAGGGCTTCCTCGTTTTTATGGCGGTGCAGTCGGTTATCTGGGTTATGATATGGTGCGTTTCATGGAACGTCTGCCCAGCCGTCTGCAGGACGCCATGGGTTTCCATGACGCGTTCTTTATGATACCGGAGTTGCTCTTGGTCTTCGATAATCTCAGACATACGCTCAAGATAATCTGCAACATAAGACCGAGCTGCTTTGGCAGTCTTCGTGCTGCCTATAGTCATGCCTGCTCCTCCATTGAAGGCGTTGTGAATGACATTCAAAAAGGCGTTTATTATCCCGCCTCCATATCTTCCAAAAGAACAACAGGTGCGCTCCTAACGCCTGAAGTGTCCAGGGAGCGTTTTGTTGATATGGTTGGTAGGGTAAAGGCCTACATCGAGGCCGGAGACGTAATTCAAGTGGTATTGTCTCAGAGATTTTCCGGAAAGAATATCATACCCACCTTTAATCTCTACCGAGCCTTAAGGCGCATCAATCCCTCGCCTTACCTTTATTACATACGTTTTGGAGACGAGACCTTAATAGGCTCGTCGCCTGAAATATTGGTGCGGCTTACCGGCAACGAGATAGAGCTGAGACCGATCGCCGGTACAAGACCTAGGGGTAGGGACGATGAGGAAGACAGACGGCTTGAGGCAGAGTTGTTGGCTAGCGATAAAGAGAGGGCGGAACATCTCATGTTGGTAGATTTGGGCAGAAACGACGTCGGGAGGGTAGCCAAGATGGGCAGTGTAAGGGTGGACGACCTTATGACCGTGGAACGCTATTCACATGTAATGCATATTGTAAGTGGGGTACGAGGGGAATTGGCGCCGGGCAGAGACATGTTCGACGTCCTAAAGGCCTGTTTTCCCGCCGGAACAGTCACGGGTGCACCAAAAATCAGGGCTATGGAGATCATTGAGGAGCTTGAACACGCCAGACGAGGCCCATATGCAGGGGCGGTGGGATATTTCGGCTTTTCTGGCAATATGGATATGGCCATCACCATCAGGACGCTTTGTCAGAAGGGTGAAATGCTCTATCTACAGGCCGGTGCAGGGATTGTGGCCGACTCCGATCCCGACAAGGAGTGGGAGGAGACCATCAACAAGGGCAAGGCGCTCATGAAGGCCATAGATATGGCGGCAAGGCCCTTTGCGATGACCGAGGAAGAAGGATGCTGA
- the trpD gene encoding anthranilate phosphoribosyltransferase yields the protein MDVVKQAIAELSQRKDLSESVMAALMQDVMEGNVTDAQIGAILMGLRIKGETVQEITGAARIMRAKALKVQVVLAPGEHLVDTCGTGGDASRSFNVSTTAAFVAAGAGVKVAKHGNRSVSSRSGSADCLEAMGVNLNLPPKKIAEIIREIGIGFLFAPYLHPAMRHVAGPRKELGIRTIFNILGPLTNPAGADVQLMGVFDQGLLTILAEVLGRLGAFRAWVVHGHGGLDELSLLGRSKVAQWWQNKVETFEISPQELGLKLCTMDEILGGTAQENAKISIAILSGEETGPKRDMVVLNAGAAILLAGKAGDLKEGLQIARESIDSGRALAVLNELVARSWR from the coding sequence GTGGACGTCGTTAAACAGGCAATAGCCGAACTTTCTCAAAGGAAAGACCTTTCAGAGTCCGTAATGGCTGCCTTGATGCAAGATGTCATGGAAGGTAATGTCACTGATGCCCAGATAGGCGCCATTCTCATGGGTCTCCGCATTAAGGGCGAGACCGTTCAAGAAATCACTGGCGCGGCAAGAATTATGCGGGCGAAGGCCCTGAAGGTCCAAGTGGTGCTTGCGCCTGGTGAGCATCTGGTTGATACCTGCGGGACAGGAGGTGATGCCTCAAGGAGTTTCAATGTCTCGACGACAGCTGCCTTTGTGGCTGCCGGTGCCGGTGTTAAGGTAGCTAAACACGGGAACCGCTCTGTGTCAAGCCGTTCGGGCAGTGCCGATTGTCTTGAGGCCATGGGCGTCAATTTGAACTTACCTCCTAAGAAGATCGCAGAGATTATTAGGGAGATAGGTATAGGTTTTCTCTTTGCCCCATACCTTCATCCGGCCATGAGACATGTAGCCGGACCCAGAAAGGAGCTTGGGATACGGACTATCTTCAATATCCTGGGTCCGCTTACTAATCCAGCAGGAGCAGATGTGCAACTTATGGGCGTCTTTGATCAAGGTCTTCTGACTATTCTGGCCGAGGTCCTTGGGAGGCTGGGGGCCTTTAGGGCCTGGGTGGTTCATGGTCATGGAGGTCTTGATGAATTGAGCCTTCTTGGTCGGAGTAAGGTTGCACAGTGGTGGCAGAATAAGGTAGAGACCTTTGAGATATCGCCCCAAGAACTTGGATTAAAACTTTGTACAATGGATGAGATATTAGGCGGAACAGCTCAAGAAAACGCCAAAATTTCTATAGCAATATTGTCAGGGGAAGAGACAGGGCCAAAGAGGGATATGGTGGTGTTGAACGCAGGGGCCGCTATACTCCTGGCGGGGAAGGCAGGCGATCTCAAGGAAGGACTCCAGATCGCCCGCGAATCCATCGACTCAGGCAGGGCACTTGCCGTGTTGAATGAATTGGTTGCGAGGTCATGGCGGTGA
- the trpC gene encoding indole-3-glycerol phosphate synthase TrpC: protein MAVNILDTIVAQKKEEVSALKRNGLKSPDGAVDKPRGFKRSLMEDRGLSVIAEIKKASPSRGRICHDFDPVAIAGDYQNGGARAISVITDQKFFEGDLTYLFAVRNTVSLPLLRKDFIIDHLQVDEARRWGADAILLITAILDRVLLSELIVHARELGMDTMVEVHDEREVDSAMAAGADLLGVNNRNLKDFSVDLQTTFRVKTYISDAVPLVSESGISDQSQIMSLARAGVAAVLIGEGLVRSPDRLYTLRGLVRAGGLQYGDDRHV from the coding sequence ATGGCGGTGAATATTCTGGACACAATAGTGGCCCAAAAAAAAGAGGAGGTATCGGCGCTTAAAAGAAATGGGCTGAAGAGTCCCGACGGCGCGGTTGATAAACCGAGAGGTTTTAAGAGATCCTTGATGGAAGACCGTGGTCTTTCAGTGATTGCAGAGATAAAAAAGGCGTCGCCTTCAAGGGGGCGCATCTGCCATGATTTCGACCCCGTTGCCATAGCCGGCGATTATCAAAATGGCGGGGCAAGGGCCATATCTGTCATCACCGATCAAAAGTTCTTCGAGGGCGATCTCACCTATCTCTTTGCTGTAAGAAATACCGTCAGCCTGCCCTTGCTCCGCAAAGATTTCATTATAGACCATCTTCAGGTGGATGAGGCCAGGCGCTGGGGGGCCGATGCCATCCTTTTGATAACGGCTATATTAGACAGGGTATTGCTGTCCGAGCTCATTGTTCACGCCAGAGAGCTGGGGATGGACACGATGGTCGAGGTCCATGACGAAAGAGAGGTCGATTCTGCCATGGCGGCGGGGGCCGATCTCCTGGGGGTGAATAATAGAAACCTCAAGGATTTCTCCGTAGACCTACAAACCACGTTCAGGGTCAAAACCTATATCTCTGATGCAGTTCCGCTTGTAAGCGAGAGCGGTATCTCCGATCAGAGTCAGATCATGAGTCTCGCGCGGGCCGGGGTGGCGGCGGTTCTGATAGGAGAAGGGCTTGTAAGGTCGCCTGATCGCCTCTATACCCTGCGCGGTCTCGTTAGGGCCGGGGGGTTGCAATATGGAGATGATCGACATGTCTAA
- a CDS encoding anthranilate synthase component II gives MLIVIDNYDSFTYNLVQALGTLGVSLRVFRNDEITLDGLERLGPDRLLISPGPCTPKEAGISMEAIRRFAGRIPILGVCLGHQAIGAAFGGEVVRAFRLMHGKTSMIYHDDRGIFKGLPNPFEAMRYHSLVVDEATLPACLEISARSELSELMGLRHKEFIIEGVQFHPESIMTTEGVRLLENFLEM, from the coding sequence ATGCTGATAGTTATAGATAATTATGATTCCTTTACCTACAATTTGGTCCAGGCGCTGGGTACGCTCGGCGTTTCTTTGAGGGTCTTTAGAAATGACGAGATCACTCTAGATGGACTTGAAAGACTTGGGCCCGATCGCCTTCTCATATCGCCAGGTCCTTGCACACCTAAGGAGGCTGGTATCTCCATGGAAGCCATCAGGCGTTTCGCTGGCCGTATCCCCATTCTTGGTGTATGCCTGGGGCACCAGGCCATCGGAGCGGCCTTTGGGGGTGAAGTGGTAAGGGCTTTCAGACTTATGCATGGCAAGACCTCCATGATCTATCATGACGACAGGGGTATTTTTAAAGGCCTTCCAAATCCATTTGAAGCGATGCGTTATCACTCCCTTGTGGTGGATGAGGCCACATTACCAGCCTGTCTCGAGATATCCGCCAGGTCTGAGCTGAGTGAACTGATGGGTTTGAGGCACAAGGAGTTTATTATTGAAGGTGTTCAGTTTCATCCCGAATCCATAATGACGACTGAAGGCGTAAGGCTTCTTGAAAATTTCCTGGAGATGTGA
- a CDS encoding glycoside hydrolase family 26 protein, protein MMTKSAMDMKKMTIFFLIPSIFLFFMVGCRHANNDIKVKKNGPQVLIMPEKGAYTGAYVDFGDGESHVTFDALEDFEKMIGRHLAVVAFGNFWGEQTFPQRQLEIISRYGAIPLVFWSPWDRPYQESRGPDRFNLRSILKGRWDGYIDKWADAARRYGKPILVSWGLEMNGTWFPWSGYFYGGGKVVRRKGSVVLYQGPELYKKAYRYVVDRVRARGADNILWGFHVNHYGLPQAAWNRIANYYPGPEYVDWLGLSVYGKMFKWQDWASFYDVMDNAYKEICGLDPIKPVIVAEWGVGEFPPADKAGFVKEALSGFETRYTRVKAAIYWHERWQNEDGSFSNLHVNSSPEALEAYREGIASPYWIDRPKFRCKDSER, encoded by the coding sequence ATGATGACGAAATCTGCCATGGACATGAAAAAGATGACTATATTTTTTTTGATTCCATCTATTTTTCTCTTTTTCATGGTCGGTTGCAGACACGCCAATAATGACATAAAGGTCAAAAAAAATGGCCCGCAGGTGCTAATTATGCCTGAAAAAGGGGCTTATACCGGTGCATATGTCGATTTCGGCGATGGGGAATCTCATGTCACCTTTGATGCTTTGGAAGATTTTGAAAAGATGATCGGCAGGCACCTTGCTGTGGTGGCCTTTGGGAATTTTTGGGGGGAGCAGACATTCCCTCAAAGACAACTAGAGATCATATCGCGATATGGTGCAATCCCCCTTGTTTTTTGGTCGCCGTGGGACAGGCCGTATCAAGAAAGCCGTGGACCAGATCGATTTAATTTGCGCAGCATTCTTAAAGGCAGGTGGGACGGCTATATCGACAAGTGGGCGGATGCGGCGCGGCGATATGGTAAACCCATTCTTGTCTCATGGGGCCTGGAGATGAATGGCACGTGGTTTCCATGGTCAGGTTACTTCTATGGTGGGGGTAAGGTCGTAAGGCGTAAGGGCTCGGTTGTCCTATATCAAGGACCCGAATTATACAAAAAGGCATATAGGTATGTGGTCGACAGGGTAAGGGCCAGGGGTGCAGACAACATCCTATGGGGGTTTCATGTAAATCATTACGGTCTCCCGCAGGCTGCATGGAATAGGATTGCAAATTACTACCCGGGTCCGGAATATGTAGACTGGCTGGGCCTGAGCGTCTATGGAAAGATGTTTAAGTGGCAGGACTGGGCCTCTTTTTACGATGTGATGGATAATGCCTACAAAGAGATCTGTGGGCTTGATCCGATCAAGCCCGTCATCGTTGCAGAATGGGGGGTGGGTGAATTCCCGCCGGCTGACAAGGCAGGTTTTGTAAAAGAGGCCTTAAGCGGGTTTGAGACCAGGTATACGAGGGTCAAGGCGGCGATCTATTGGCATGAACGCTGGCAAAATGAAGACGGGAGCTTCAGCAATCTCCATGTGAATTCGTCACCAGAGGCGCTTGAGGCGTATAGGGAAGGGATCGCCTCTCCATACTGGATAGACAGGCCGAAATTTCGCTGCAAGGATAGCGAGCGTTGA
- a CDS encoding phosphoribosylanthranilate isomerase, with the protein MEMIDMSKVLIKVCGLTDLDEARDIARLGVNAIGLVFARGPRQVGLDKAREIISGLPPFVQSVGVFVDEDLDHIRHAIDYCGLDLVQLHGKERPEMCLALAPRVIKAWRISSREDIYDLLPYKEAVRAFLLDAWSPHAHGGTGRTFDWSIALEAKEMLVRPIILAGGLKPENCAGAIGFVRPWGVDVSSGVELSPGRKDIRRVKWFVEEVEAISNVKI; encoded by the coding sequence ATGGAGATGATCGACATGTCTAAGGTCCTTATAAAGGTCTGCGGTCTTACAGATCTCGACGAGGCGAGAGATATCGCACGGCTGGGCGTGAATGCCATTGGTTTGGTCTTTGCCAGGGGTCCCAGACAGGTGGGTCTAGACAAGGCGCGAGAGATAATCTCAGGACTCCCGCCTTTTGTGCAGTCCGTAGGGGTATTTGTTGATGAAGATCTGGACCATATCAGGCATGCCATAGATTATTGTGGACTTGATCTCGTCCAACTCCATGGAAAGGAGCGGCCTGAAATGTGCTTGGCCCTTGCACCGAGGGTCATTAAGGCGTGGAGGATCAGCAGCAGGGAGGACATTTATGACCTTCTGCCGTATAAAGAGGCGGTAAGGGCGTTTCTTCTCGATGCATGGTCGCCACATGCCCACGGCGGCACAGGCCGGACCTTTGATTGGTCGATTGCATTGGAGGCTAAGGAGATGTTGGTCAGGCCCATCATCCTTGCCGGGGGTTTGAAGCCGGAGAATTGTGCAGGAGCTATAGGATTTGTTAGACCCTGGGGGGTCGATGTCAGTTCCGGCGTTGAGCTCTCACCGGGCAGAAAGGATATCAGGCGGGTAAAATGGTTTGTCGAGGAGGTGGAGGCTATCTCAAATGTTAAAATATAA